A window of Streptomyces sp. SAI-127 contains these coding sequences:
- a CDS encoding extracellular solute-binding protein, with product MLTVRRRVVGAAVILSGSLLLTACGDSDGGSSDGKTLRLWHYEGPTSAMGIAWKEAIKEFEATHPGVKVEFEEKSFDQIQKTAPMVLNSSDAPDLMEYNKGNATAGLLSKQGLLTDLTEEAAKRGWDKKLSPSVRTTSLYDTNGVMGTGKWYGVPNYAEYTLVYYNKDLFKKYGIAEPKTFDELTAAMDTFVENKVTPLANGGAAYPAQQYLYQLALSKADRSWVDAYQLYKGRTDFHDAAWTYGAETFADWVKKGYFSKSSSGQNEEAAGVSFTSGKAPILFSGSWWYGRFKTDNKFDWGTFRWPDSKLTLGSGGNLWVVPKGSKNKDLAYDFIDITMSKKIQNLLGNSGGVPVAADASAITDPQSKTLIDDFNTLSKNDGLAFYPDWPVPGFYDVLVSGTQKLITGSEKPDGYLSDLQEAYDKGAPKQ from the coding sequence ATGTTGACGGTACGAAGGCGTGTGGTGGGGGCGGCGGTGATCCTGAGCGGATCGCTGCTGCTGACAGCCTGCGGGGACTCGGACGGCGGGTCCTCCGACGGCAAGACACTCAGGCTCTGGCACTACGAGGGTCCGACCAGCGCGATGGGCATCGCCTGGAAGGAGGCGATCAAGGAGTTCGAGGCGACGCACCCCGGTGTGAAGGTGGAGTTCGAGGAGAAGAGCTTCGACCAGATCCAGAAGACCGCCCCGATGGTCCTCAACTCCTCGGACGCGCCCGACCTCATGGAGTACAACAAGGGCAACGCGACCGCTGGCCTGCTCTCCAAGCAAGGCCTGCTCACCGACCTCACGGAAGAGGCGGCCAAGCGCGGCTGGGACAAGAAGCTCAGCCCGAGCGTGCGCACGACGAGCCTCTACGACACCAACGGCGTGATGGGCACCGGCAAGTGGTACGGCGTCCCCAACTACGCCGAGTACACGCTGGTCTACTACAACAAGGACCTCTTCAAGAAGTACGGCATCGCCGAGCCGAAGACGTTCGACGAACTGACCGCCGCGATGGACACGTTCGTCGAGAACAAGGTCACCCCCCTCGCCAACGGCGGCGCCGCCTACCCGGCCCAGCAGTACCTCTACCAGCTGGCGCTGTCGAAGGCCGACCGCTCGTGGGTCGACGCCTACCAGCTCTACAAGGGCAGGACGGACTTCCACGACGCGGCCTGGACGTACGGCGCCGAGACCTTCGCCGACTGGGTGAAGAAGGGCTACTTCAGCAAGTCCTCCAGCGGCCAGAACGAAGAGGCCGCCGGTGTCTCCTTCACCTCCGGCAAGGCGCCGATCCTGTTCTCCGGCAGTTGGTGGTACGGCCGCTTCAAGACGGACAACAAGTTCGACTGGGGCACCTTCCGGTGGCCCGACTCGAAGCTCACCCTCGGCTCCGGCGGCAACCTCTGGGTCGTACCGAAGGGTTCGAAGAACAAGGACCTCGCCTACGACTTCATCGACATCACCATGTCGAAGAAGATCCAGAACCTGCTCGGCAACTCCGGCGGCGTCCCGGTCGCGGCCGACGCCTCCGCCATCACCGACCCCCAGTCGAAGACCCTGATCGACGACTTCAACACCCTCTCCAAGAACGACGGCCTGGCCTTCTACCCCGACTGGCCGGTACCCGGCTTCTACGACGTCCTCGTCTCCGGGACCCAGAAGCTGATCACGGGCAGCGAGAAGCCCGACGGCTACCTCAGCGATCTCCAGGAGGCCTACGACAAGGGCGCGCCGAAGCAATGA
- a CDS encoding MFS transporter, whose protein sequence is MPQPDRPMFTTTADALVIADFSPRRPRNTRNPRSTRSPRAPRDPGPYRRLLATPGARAFTIGNLFARLPMGMFSVSAVVMIAGTRGSYALAGAVTATGLAATAGVAPWTARLVDRHGQAKIAVPATALAALGSLALVLCVRLGAPAWTLFVSYAATATTPNLGGMSRARWAHLLGGDEESLHVANSFEQAVDEACFMLGPVLAAFLCTAFFPEAGTLVGVVLLVTGVLVFAAQRSTEPPVRKRGLSKAPFRAPGIPPLLAVCLAMGAVFGSMEVVTIAFADAQGHRSAAGVVLALQAAGSCAAGLVYGAIRRTGSAEDRYVWCIAAMTTLLTLPLLAASVTGSLLALAAALLIAGMATAPTMVTGMTLIQRRTPPGRLNEGMTLAVTGLLGGIACGSAAGGWTAEHISPTAAYGVPITAAAAALMTALVSAGRSSTSRTRLTTAPRSGPRP, encoded by the coding sequence ATGCCGCAACCGGACCGACCGATGTTCACCACGACCGCCGACGCCCTCGTCATCGCCGACTTCAGTCCACGAAGACCGCGAAACACACGAAACCCACGAAGCACTCGAAGTCCACGGGCCCCGCGCGACCCCGGTCCCTACCGCCGTCTTCTCGCCACCCCCGGAGCCCGCGCCTTCACCATCGGGAATCTTTTCGCCCGCCTGCCCATGGGCATGTTCAGCGTCAGCGCGGTCGTCATGATCGCCGGGACGCGTGGGTCGTACGCCCTCGCCGGCGCCGTCACCGCGACGGGGCTCGCGGCGACGGCGGGGGTCGCCCCGTGGACCGCGCGGCTCGTAGACCGACATGGACAAGCCAAGATCGCCGTACCGGCCACGGCCCTCGCCGCGCTGGGTTCGCTGGCGCTGGTGCTGTGCGTCCGCCTCGGCGCACCGGCGTGGACGCTCTTCGTGTCGTACGCCGCCACCGCCACCACTCCCAACCTCGGGGGCATGTCCCGTGCCCGTTGGGCCCACCTCCTCGGCGGCGACGAGGAGTCCCTCCATGTCGCGAACTCCTTCGAGCAGGCCGTGGACGAGGCGTGCTTCATGCTGGGCCCGGTCCTCGCGGCCTTCCTGTGCACGGCGTTCTTCCCGGAGGCGGGCACGCTGGTTGGAGTGGTGCTGCTGGTGACGGGCGTGCTGGTGTTCGCCGCGCAGCGTTCGACGGAACCGCCGGTGCGGAAGCGCGGCCTTTCGAAGGCGCCCTTCCGCGCCCCCGGCATCCCGCCCCTGCTCGCCGTCTGCCTGGCCATGGGTGCCGTCTTCGGCTCCATGGAGGTCGTCACCATCGCCTTCGCCGACGCCCAGGGACACCGCTCGGCGGCCGGGGTCGTGCTCGCGCTGCAGGCGGCCGGGTCGTGCGCGGCGGGGCTGGTCTACGGGGCGATACGACGGACCGGATCCGCAGAGGACCGGTACGTGTGGTGCATCGCCGCCATGACGACCCTGCTGACGCTCCCCCTGCTGGCCGCCTCCGTCACCGGTTCCCTGCTCGCCCTGGCGGCCGCGCTGCTGATCGCCGGGATGGCGACCGCGCCGACGATGGTCACCGGGATGACCCTGATCCAACGGCGCACCCCGCCCGGCCGCCTCAACGAGGGCATGACCCTCGCGGTGACCGGCCTGCTCGGCGGAATCGCCTGCGGCAGCGCGGCCGGCGGCTGGACAGCGGAACACATCTCGCCGACGGCGGCCTACGGCGTCCCGATCACAGCGGCGGCCGCGGCCTTGATGACCGCGCTCGTGTCGGCCGGACGGTCGAGCACTTCTCGCACTCGCCTCACTACAGCGCCCCGATCAGGGCCGCGGCCCTGA
- a CDS encoding LysR family transcriptional regulator yields MSAPSPSPGPRSHHLDPRLLRAFLTVAEELHFTRAAARLYVAQQALSRDVRRLERELGAELFVRTTRQVTLTGDGERLVPYARRALDAQDELLAAFAQARPLLVDLNFPDQATARAVLLRARELAPDQELMARYESGLTGAAGELLAGRLDASFGRFAGLDPALRAGLDHQPVRLEPMAVVLPEDHPLASLDRVPLAALEGETVYAGAGNPRTPEWTDLARRLFEGRGIDIAPPAPLAVGDEEFQRIMAKTRNPILAVVDFPAMPATVLRPLVDPVPLSPVSLVWRRGLAHPAFDALRRAAIEISVEHDWLRRPADGWVPATDELDMNIHK; encoded by the coding sequence GTGTCCGCGCCCAGCCCGAGCCCCGGCCCCCGCTCCCACCACCTCGACCCGCGTCTCCTGCGCGCCTTCCTCACCGTCGCCGAGGAGCTCCACTTCACGCGCGCGGCGGCCCGCCTCTACGTCGCCCAACAAGCCCTCAGTCGCGATGTGCGGCGCCTGGAAAGGGAGTTGGGTGCGGAGCTGTTCGTGCGTACGACCCGGCAGGTGACGCTGACCGGCGACGGCGAGCGGCTGGTGCCGTACGCCCGCCGGGCCCTGGACGCCCAGGACGAGCTGCTCGCCGCCTTCGCGCAGGCCCGCCCGCTGCTCGTGGACCTGAACTTCCCCGACCAGGCCACCGCCCGCGCCGTGCTGCTGCGGGCCCGGGAACTCGCCCCCGACCAGGAGCTGATGGCCCGCTACGAGAGCGGGCTGACCGGCGCCGCGGGGGAGCTGCTGGCTGGTCGCCTGGACGCGTCCTTCGGCCGGTTCGCCGGTCTCGACCCGGCGCTGCGGGCAGGCCTGGACCACCAGCCCGTGCGCCTCGAGCCCATGGCCGTCGTCCTGCCCGAGGACCACCCGCTGGCCTCCCTGGATCGGGTGCCGCTCGCCGCCCTGGAGGGCGAGACCGTGTACGCGGGGGCCGGAAATCCGCGTACTCCGGAATGGACCGATCTCGCTCGTCGGCTGTTCGAAGGGCGGGGTATCGACATCGCCCCGCCGGCCCCGCTCGCGGTCGGCGACGAGGAGTTCCAGCGGATCATGGCGAAGACCCGGAATCCGATTCTCGCGGTCGTGGATTTTCCGGCCATGCCCGCCACCGTGCTGCGTCCGCTGGTCGACCCGGTACCGCTGTCGCCCGTGTCGCTGGTGTGGCGCAGGGGTCTGGCGCATCCCGCTTTCGACGCCCTCCGGCGCGCCGCAATCGAAATTTCCGTCGAACATGACTGGCTTCGCCGGCCCGCCGATGGATGGGTTCCAGCCACCGATGAGCTCGATATGAACATCCACAAATGA
- a CDS encoding glycosyltransferase produces MASRTRRPGAAPGAPDGSRRRRLPMRLLLPVLVLVALMAMLMLRGYVHSEILADHRIQSEASTDKVPEKILDGGPVIDTRSGRTTSLKMPDHRLVLTFDDGPDPIWTPKVLDVLKKHHAHAVFFVTGTMASRYPDLVKRIVDEGHEIGLHTFNHPDLTFQSKKRIDWELSQNQLALAGAAGIRTSLFRPPYSSFADAMDNKSWPVTEYIGTRGYITVVNNTDSEDWRKPGVQQILRNATPKNGKGAIVLMHDSGGDRHQTVQALDRLLPDMQDKGYEFDNLTEALDAPTAHTAVAGPELWKGKAWIFLVQASEHITDVLVVGLSIIGSLVIGRFVLMLLLSGIHARRVRRKDFRWGEPVTRPVSVLVPAYNEAKCIESTVRSLMASEHPIEVLVIDDGSSDGTARIVEAMGLPNVRVVRQLNAGKPAALNRGLANARHDIIVMMDGDTVFEPSTVRELVQPFGDPGVGAVAGNAKVGNRDSLIGAWQHIEYVMGFNLDRRMYDVLRCMPTIPGAVGAFRRSALERVGGMSDDTLAEDTDITMAMHRDGWRVVYAEKARAWTEAPESVQQLWSQRYRWSYGTMQAIWKHRKALVDRGPSGRFGRVGLPLVSLFMVVAPLLAPLIDVFLLYGVVFGPTEKTIVAWLGVLAIQLVCAAYAFRLDRERMTHLISLPLQQILYRQLMYVVLLQSWITALTGGRLRWQKLRRTGVVEAPGGPVARQRTRDGSDERRPVG; encoded by the coding sequence ATGGCATCCCGAACCCGCCGCCCGGGGGCCGCACCAGGAGCCCCCGACGGCTCCAGGCGCCGTCGCCTGCCCATGCGCCTGCTGCTGCCCGTGCTCGTCCTCGTCGCCCTGATGGCGATGCTGATGCTGCGCGGCTACGTCCACAGCGAGATCCTCGCCGACCACCGCATCCAGTCCGAGGCCTCCACCGACAAGGTGCCGGAGAAGATCCTCGACGGCGGCCCGGTGATCGACACCCGCAGCGGCCGCACCACCAGCCTGAAGATGCCGGACCACCGGCTCGTCCTCACCTTCGACGACGGTCCCGACCCGATCTGGACCCCCAAGGTCCTGGACGTCCTCAAGAAGCACCACGCGCACGCGGTCTTCTTCGTCACCGGCACCATGGCCTCCCGCTATCCGGACCTGGTCAAGCGCATCGTCGACGAGGGCCACGAGATCGGGCTGCACACCTTCAACCACCCCGACCTGACCTTCCAGTCCAAGAAGCGCATCGACTGGGAGCTGTCCCAGAACCAGCTCGCCCTCGCCGGCGCGGCCGGTATCCGCACCTCGCTCTTCCGCCCGCCGTACTCCTCCTTCGCCGACGCCATGGACAACAAGTCCTGGCCGGTCACCGAGTACATCGGCACCCGCGGCTACATCACCGTCGTCAACAACACCGACAGCGAGGACTGGCGCAAGCCCGGCGTCCAGCAGATCCTGCGCAACGCCACGCCGAAGAACGGCAAGGGCGCGATCGTGCTGATGCACGACTCCGGCGGTGACCGCCACCAGACGGTCCAGGCGCTCGACCGGCTTCTGCCCGACATGCAGGACAAGGGCTACGAGTTCGACAACCTCACCGAGGCACTCGACGCGCCCACCGCGCACACCGCCGTCGCCGGCCCCGAGCTGTGGAAGGGCAAGGCGTGGATCTTCCTGGTCCAGGCCTCCGAGCACATCACCGACGTCCTCGTCGTCGGTCTCTCGATCATCGGCTCCCTGGTCATCGGCCGCTTCGTCCTCATGCTGCTGCTCTCGGGCATCCACGCCCGCCGGGTGCGCCGCAAGGACTTCCGCTGGGGAGAACCGGTCACCCGGCCGGTGTCGGTGCTGGTCCCGGCGTACAACGAGGCCAAGTGCATCGAGAGCACCGTCCGTTCACTGATGGCGAGCGAGCACCCCATCGAGGTGCTCGTCATCGACGACGGTTCGAGCGACGGCACCGCCCGGATCGTCGAGGCGATGGGCCTGCCGAACGTCCGGGTCGTACGCCAGCTGAACGCGGGCAAGCCCGCGGCGCTGAACCGCGGTCTGGCGAACGCCCGTCACGACATCATCGTGATGATGGACGGCGACACCGTCTTCGAACCGTCCACGGTCCGCGAGCTCGTGCAGCCCTTCGGCGACCCGGGCGTGGGAGCCGTGGCCGGCAACGCCAAGGTCGGCAACCGGGACTCCCTGATCGGCGCCTGGCAGCACATCGAGTACGTGATGGGCTTCAACCTCGACCGCCGGATGTACGACGTCCTGCGCTGCATGCCGACGATTCCCGGCGCGGTCGGGGCTTTCCGCCGCTCCGCTCTGGAACGCGTCGGCGGCATGAGCGACGACACGCTCGCCGAGGACACCGACATCACGATGGCCATGCACCGGGACGGCTGGCGTGTGGTCTACGCGGAGAAGGCGCGCGCCTGGACAGAGGCACCGGAATCGGTGCAACAGCTCTGGTCCCAGCGCTACCGGTGGTCGTACGGCACCATGCAGGCGATCTGGAAGCACCGGAAGGCACTGGTGGACCGGGGCCCGTCGGGCCGCTTCGGCCGCGTCGGCCTGCCCCTGGTCTCCCTGTTCATGGTGGTGGCCCCGCTGCTGGCCCCGCTGATCGACGTATTCCTTTTGTACGGCGTCGTGTTCGGCCCGACCGAGAAGACGATCGTGGCCTGGCTGGGCGTCCTCGCGATCCAGCTGGTCTGCGCCGCCTACGCGTTCCGGCTGGACCGGGAACGCATGACGCACCTGATCTCGCTGCCGTTGCAGCAGATCCTCTACCGCCAGCTCATGTACGTCGTGCTGCTCCAGTCCTGGATCACGGCCCTCACCGGAGGCCGCCTGCGCTGGCAGAAGCTGCGCCGCACGGGGGTCGTCGAGGCACCGGGCGGACCGGTGGCGAGGCAGCGGACGCGCGATGGCAGTGACGAGCGGAGGCCGGTCGGATGA
- a CDS encoding acyltransferase, with translation MTQEYTAGQREQHQVVPAPKAPGRDRYLDLLRSLALVRVVLYHLFGWAWLTVLFPSMGVMFALAGSLMARSLNRPALSVIRGRVRRLLPPLWAFGAVVLPLMFIGGWKLSEDPDHSGTWGLLEMINYVIPIGAPPYPWEVGFPKDLLESTWADQAVGPLWYLRAYLWFVLASPLLLWAFRRVPWATLLAPLALTAVVGTGLVTIPGELGNAVTDFAVYGSCWVLGFAHHEGVLAKVPRYLAVSGSVMVMAFALWWASGHLGPEGWDLNDIPLAQAAWSFGFVVILLQYSPSWQELPGRLARWDKLVTLSNNRAVTIYLWHNLLIMATVPIIDLAYRLPFMQSDRAVAALDATDMLWMFFLVWPLIGLAILAFGWIEDLAAKRRPRLWPNGSRRGRVAPAETVRHAS, from the coding sequence ATGACGCAGGAGTACACGGCGGGGCAACGGGAGCAGCACCAGGTGGTTCCTGCGCCCAAGGCGCCCGGCCGGGACCGCTATCTGGACCTTCTCCGCTCCCTGGCCCTGGTCCGAGTCGTCCTCTACCACCTCTTCGGCTGGGCGTGGCTGACCGTCCTGTTCCCGTCGATGGGCGTGATGTTCGCGCTGGCGGGCTCACTGATGGCGCGTTCGCTGAACAGGCCGGCCCTGAGCGTGATCAGGGGCCGTGTCCGCCGACTCCTGCCGCCCCTCTGGGCGTTCGGCGCGGTGGTGCTGCCGCTGATGTTCATAGGCGGCTGGAAGCTCTCCGAGGACCCGGACCACAGCGGCACCTGGGGCCTGCTGGAGATGATCAACTACGTCATCCCGATCGGGGCGCCGCCGTACCCCTGGGAGGTCGGCTTCCCGAAGGACCTGCTGGAGAGCACGTGGGCGGATCAGGCGGTGGGCCCGCTGTGGTACCTCCGCGCGTATCTGTGGTTCGTGCTGGCCTCCCCGCTGCTGCTGTGGGCGTTCCGCAGGGTGCCGTGGGCGACCCTGCTGGCACCGCTGGCCCTGACGGCCGTGGTGGGCACGGGACTGGTGACGATCCCTGGCGAGCTGGGCAACGCGGTCACCGACTTCGCGGTCTACGGCAGCTGCTGGGTCCTGGGTTTCGCGCACCACGAAGGGGTGCTGGCGAAGGTCCCGCGCTACCTCGCCGTCTCCGGTTCGGTGATGGTGATGGCCTTCGCCCTGTGGTGGGCGTCCGGCCATCTGGGCCCCGAGGGCTGGGACCTGAACGACATCCCGCTGGCCCAGGCGGCCTGGTCCTTCGGTTTCGTGGTGATCCTGCTCCAGTACTCGCCGTCCTGGCAGGAGCTGCCGGGCCGGCTGGCCCGCTGGGACAAGCTGGTGACCCTCTCCAACAACCGGGCCGTCACGATCTACCTCTGGCACAATCTGCTGATCATGGCCACGGTCCCGATCATCGACCTGGCCTACCGCCTCCCCTTCATGCAGAGCGACCGCGCGGTCGCCGCGCTCGACGCGACGGACATGCTCTGGATGTTCTTCCTGGTGTGGCCGTTGATCGGACTCGCGATCCTGGCGTTCGGCTGGATCGAGGACCTGGCGGCGAAGCGCAGGCCGAGGCTGTGGCCGAACGGGTCACGGCGGGGCCGGGTGGCGCCCGCGGAGACCGTGCGACACGCGTCCTGA
- a CDS encoding nitrate/nitrite transporter has translation MTAPSTAPAPPSRGGRWIQQWDPEDETFWKETGEKVAKRNLLFSVLSEHIGFSIWTMWSVLVLFMGPEYGLTPADKFLLTSMVTLVGAVVRVPYTFAVAIFGGRNWTIISAGLLLVPTVAAFAVIEPGTSFNTFLLVGLLAGIGGGNFASSMTNINAFFPLRKKGWALGLNAGGGNIGVPVIQLVALAIIGASGGPRVLLGIYIPFIVVAAVLAALFMDNIENVKNDTGAAKDAVKDAHTWIMSFLYIGTFGSFIGYSFAFGQVLTNQFGRTPLEAAYVTFIGPLLGSLIRPLGGWLADKYGGAKITLYNYVGMGVATAVLIAASMEKSLALFTVAFVVLFVLTGLGNGSTFKMIPGIFQTKALAKGLEGEAAAAYGRRLSGASMGLIGAVGALGGVGINLAFRQSFLSYGSGTGAFVAFLAFYAACFVVTWAVYLRRSAAKGQATTASEAKPQLSYAEV, from the coding sequence ATGACAGCCCCTAGTACAGCCCCCGCACCCCCGAGCAGGGGCGGCCGCTGGATCCAGCAGTGGGATCCGGAGGACGAGACCTTCTGGAAGGAGACCGGAGAGAAGGTCGCCAAGCGGAACCTGCTCTTCTCGGTTCTCTCCGAGCACATCGGGTTCTCGATCTGGACCATGTGGTCCGTGCTGGTGCTCTTCATGGGCCCGGAGTACGGGCTCACGCCGGCGGACAAGTTCCTGCTGACGTCGATGGTCACCCTGGTCGGAGCCGTCGTCCGCGTCCCCTACACCTTCGCCGTCGCGATCTTCGGCGGACGGAACTGGACGATCATCTCGGCCGGCCTCCTGCTCGTCCCCACCGTCGCCGCGTTCGCGGTGATCGAGCCGGGGACCTCGTTCAACACCTTCCTGTTGGTCGGCCTGCTGGCCGGTATCGGCGGCGGCAACTTCGCCTCGTCCATGACCAACATCAACGCGTTCTTCCCCCTCCGTAAGAAGGGGTGGGCCCTCGGGCTCAACGCCGGCGGCGGCAACATCGGCGTCCCGGTCATCCAGCTGGTCGCCCTCGCGATCATCGGCGCCAGCGGTGGTCCCCGGGTGCTGCTCGGGATCTACATCCCGTTCATCGTCGTCGCCGCCGTTCTCGCCGCGCTCTTCATGGACAACATCGAGAACGTGAAGAACGACACCGGCGCCGCCAAGGACGCCGTGAAGGACGCGCACACCTGGATCATGTCCTTCCTCTACATCGGCACCTTCGGCTCCTTCATCGGCTACAGCTTCGCCTTCGGGCAGGTGCTGACCAACCAGTTCGGCCGGACCCCGCTGGAGGCGGCGTACGTCACCTTCATCGGCCCGCTGCTCGGCTCCCTGATCCGTCCCCTGGGCGGCTGGCTGGCCGACAAGTACGGTGGCGCGAAGATCACGCTGTACAACTACGTCGGCATGGGCGTGGCGACCGCGGTCCTCATCGCCGCCAGCATGGAGAAGTCGCTGGCCCTGTTCACCGTCGCGTTCGTGGTGCTGTTCGTCCTCACCGGCCTCGGCAACGGCTCGACGTTCAAGATGATCCCCGGCATCTTCCAGACCAAGGCGCTGGCCAAGGGCCTGGAGGGTGAAGCGGCCGCCGCTTACGGACGCCGTCTCTCCGGCGCCTCCATGGGCCTGATCGGCGCGGTCGGCGCACTCGGCGGCGTCGGCATCAACCTCGCCTTCCGTCAGTCCTTCCTCTCCTACGGCTCCGGAACCGGCGCGTTCGTCGCCTTCCTCGCCTTCTACGCCGCCTGCTTCGTGGTCACCTGGGCCGTATACCTTCGCCGCTCGGCCGCCAAGGGCCAGGCCACGACCGCCTCCGAGGCGAAGCCGCAGCTCAGCTACGCGGAGGTGTGA
- a CDS encoding uroporphyrinogen-III synthase, whose translation MYDEQQAAEQHGPLAGFTVGVTAARRADELGALLQRRGAAVLHAPALRIVPLSDDSELLAATKDLIDQAPDVVIATTAIGFRGWVEAADGWGLGEALLDRLREVELLARGPKVKGSIRAAGLTEDWSPSSESMAEVLDRLLEEGVEGRRVAIQLHGEPLPGFVEALRAAGAEVVGVPVYRWMPPEDLAPMDRLLDAAVSRGLDAVTFTSAPAAASLLSRAEDRSLLPELLAALHHDVLPACVGPVTALPLQARGVDTVSPERFRLGPLVQLLCQELPGRARSLPIAGHRVEIRGHAVLVDGMLRPVPPAGMSLLRALSRRPGWVVSRAELLRALPGAGRDEHAVETAMARLRTALGAPKLIQTVVKRGYRLALDPAADTKYADV comes from the coding sequence ATGTACGACGAACAGCAGGCAGCAGAGCAACACGGCCCCCTCGCGGGGTTCACCGTGGGAGTCACCGCCGCGCGCCGAGCAGACGAGCTCGGTGCGCTGCTCCAGCGCCGCGGGGCCGCCGTACTGCACGCGCCGGCCCTGCGGATCGTGCCTCTCTCCGACGACAGTGAACTGCTGGCGGCGACGAAGGATCTGATCGACCAGGCGCCCGATGTCGTGATCGCCACGACCGCCATCGGTTTCCGGGGGTGGGTCGAGGCCGCCGACGGGTGGGGCCTCGGTGAGGCGCTCCTCGACCGGCTGCGCGAGGTGGAGCTGCTCGCGCGCGGGCCGAAGGTCAAGGGGTCCATAAGGGCCGCCGGGCTGACGGAGGACTGGTCGCCGTCGTCCGAGTCCATGGCCGAGGTGCTGGACCGGCTGCTGGAGGAGGGTGTCGAGGGGCGCCGGGTCGCCATTCAGCTGCACGGGGAGCCGTTGCCCGGGTTCGTGGAGGCTCTGCGGGCCGCGGGAGCGGAGGTCGTGGGGGTGCCCGTGTACCGGTGGATGCCACCGGAGGACCTCGCGCCGATGGACCGGCTGCTGGATGCGGCTGTCTCGCGGGGGCTGGACGCGGTGACCTTCACGAGCGCGCCCGCCGCGGCTTCCCTTCTCTCCCGGGCCGAGGACCGGAGTCTGCTTCCGGAGCTGCTCGCCGCTCTCCACCACGATGTGCTGCCGGCGTGTGTCGGGCCGGTGACCGCCTTGCCGTTGCAGGCGCGGGGGGTGGACACGGTGTCGCCCGAGCGCTTCCGGCTCGGGCCGCTGGTGCAGTTGCTGTGCCAGGAGCTTCCCGGGCGGGCCCGGTCGTTGCCCATCGCCGGCCACCGGGTGGAGATCCGGGGACACGCGGTGCTGGTCGACGGGATGCTGCGGCCGGTGCCGCCGGCGGGGATGTCCTTGCTGCGGGCGCTGTCCCGGCGGCCGGGCTGGGTGGTCTCGCGGGCGGAGCTGCTGCGTGCGCTGCCGGGCGCCGGGCGGGACGAGCACGCGGTGGAGACGGCGATGGCCCGTCTCCGTACGGCCCTGGGGGCGCCGAAGCTGATCCAGACGGTGGTGAAGCGGGGGTACCGGCTGGCACTGGACCCGGCCGCCGACACCAAGTACGCGGACGTCTAG
- a CDS encoding anthrone oxygenase family protein has protein sequence MTQSSGSSRSVVSRCVLGAATVATGLIAGAFYVFACAVMPGLARSDDRVYVTVMRDINEVIQNPVFFLSFLGAPALTAVAAWQARGSRNRWWVWAALAASALAFLVTVVFNVPLNDHLAGSGDPRALREEFEDPWVAWNVVRAVLLTVALGLLVKATGSRAARVD, from the coding sequence ATGACACAGAGCAGCGGGAGCAGCCGATCCGTAGTCAGCCGATGCGTACTGGGCGCGGCCACGGTCGCCACGGGCCTGATCGCCGGGGCCTTCTACGTCTTCGCGTGCGCCGTCATGCCGGGCCTGGCGCGCAGCGACGACCGCGTCTACGTCACCGTGATGCGCGACATCAACGAGGTCATCCAGAACCCGGTGTTCTTCCTGAGCTTCCTGGGCGCACCGGCCCTCACGGCGGTGGCGGCCTGGCAGGCCCGGGGCAGCCGCAACCGGTGGTGGGTGTGGGCGGCCCTGGCGGCCTCCGCCCTGGCGTTCCTGGTCACCGTCGTCTTCAACGTCCCCCTCAACGACCACCTCGCGGGCAGCGGCGACCCCCGCGCTCTGCGTGAGGAGTTCGAGGATCCCTGGGTGGCGTGGAACGTGGTGCGGGCGGTGCTGCTGACGGTGGCGCTGGGCCTTCTGGTGAAGGCCACGGGCAGCCGTGCCGCGAGGGTCGACTAG
- a CDS encoding ABATE domain-containing protein, with translation MALGMATVAYELRFDAGRISLDLLATTHPEERLDSTEVLCAWIVGSGLVPDGTDLTHADPSWLVGFRELRGRIGQLVRGAPGHAYDLALAHVNDVARAAPPAPRAVRDEDGALVRELDGPPGCAALLGAVARDAVGLLTDPVARAAIRECEGDNCPIVYLDTSRGRRRRWCSSEVCGNRERVARHRRRAALSRT, from the coding sequence ATGGCACTGGGTATGGCCACGGTCGCGTACGAGCTGCGGTTCGACGCCGGACGGATCAGCCTCGACCTCCTCGCGACCACCCACCCCGAGGAACGCCTCGACTCGACGGAGGTGCTGTGCGCCTGGATCGTCGGTTCGGGACTGGTGCCGGACGGGACCGACCTGACGCACGCGGACCCCTCGTGGCTGGTCGGCTTCCGGGAACTGCGCGGCCGGATCGGGCAGTTGGTGCGCGGAGCGCCTGGACACGCCTACGACCTCGCGCTCGCCCACGTCAACGACGTCGCCCGGGCCGCACCTCCGGCCCCGCGCGCGGTCCGGGACGAGGACGGCGCGCTGGTGCGCGAGTTGGACGGTCCGCCCGGCTGTGCGGCACTGCTCGGGGCCGTCGCCAGGGACGCGGTAGGGCTGCTGACGGACCCGGTCGCGCGGGCGGCGATCAGAGAGTGCGAAGGGGACAACTGCCCCATCGTCTATCTGGATACGTCACGGGGGCGCAGGAGGCGCTGGTGCTCCAGTGAGGTCTGTGGGAACCGCGAAAGAGTGGCCCGGCATCGGAGGCGCGCGGCTCTCTCGCGCACCTGA